The following are encoded together in the Flavobacterium haoranii genome:
- a CDS encoding fasciclin domain-containing protein: protein MKVTIKTLVALLLLFQISCKQSETDSSTENQNSNTTEESVDLSVGQEGVQDEVSNPNIVQVASGSPDHTTLVAAVKAAGLVTSLSNAGPFTVFAPTNSAFDKLPAGTVEDLLKPENKDKLVDILGYHTYVGVLKPEYMQDGGEYEMVTPKKVKITKDGDKTFVNGSEITATIETSNGLILVINDVLLPK, encoded by the coding sequence ATGAAAGTAACCATTAAAACTTTAGTTGCTTTGTTACTATTATTTCAAATTAGTTGTAAACAAAGTGAAACTGATTCAAGTACAGAAAACCAAAATTCTAATACAACTGAAGAATCAGTCGATTTAAGTGTTGGGCAAGAAGGCGTTCAAGATGAGGTTTCTAATCCAAATATTGTTCAAGTGGCATCTGGAAGCCCTGATCATACTACATTAGTTGCTGCAGTTAAAGCAGCTGGATTAGTAACTTCATTAAGTAATGCTGGTCCGTTTACCGTTTTTGCTCCAACAAATTCAGCTTTTGACAAACTTCCAGCAGGTACGGTAGAAGATTTATTAAAGCCTGAAAACAAAGATAAATTAGTAGATATTTTAGGATACCATACTTATGTAGGTGTATTGAAACCAGAATATATGCAAGATGGAGGAGAATACGAAATGGTAACGCCTAAAAAAGTAAAAATCACAAAAGATGGAGACAAAACTTTTGTTAATGGTTCTGAAATAACAGCAACAATAGAAACTTCAAATGGGTTAATACTAGTAATTAACGATGTATTGCTTCCAAAATAA